In Mucilaginibacter sp. KACC 22063, the genomic stretch TCATAACATTGCATCAATGCCACTTAATTAAGCAAAAGAAATAAACCAATTAACCTTTTACTACGTAGTTTAACCTGAAGGAAACATTTTTACTACTTAAAGAAGTAAACTTATGTTCCCATATCAACTTTGGATATATTATTGCTTTAATGGAAACACCTATTTATTAACCTAACTACAATATTCTAATAATTTCGTGCGATATCTTACCCCGAGTGATCTAAAAAGACTTGAAAAGCTGCTAACAACCTTTCAGCATTATTCCTATAACCACTATGCCGTATTACAGCTCACGTTGGTACAACTGGCTGATTTTGTAAATGGCAAACCCGAAAGAATGGACAGCCAAACGCAGCTTGATTTAAGCTTTGAATTGGAACACGAGATCGAAGCTTTAAAACAATTACGTTTTGATCCGGATAAAGATGAAGCATTTGCACTAAGGGTAAAGGCGGCATTGTCTATTATTAACCGTCTGCACCCGTTTACAGATCAGCTTCCGGAAGAAGCAACAAAACAAAAACCAGGTTTCTTTAGCCGGTTGAAAAGGTGGTTTAAGTGAGTCTAATTGATTAGCTTCCTGATATATCCATCACACCAGCCAAAATTACGCCGAACAAACAAATAACTTAATAACAACCTGTATCTTTGCGGCACTTAAAATATCGTCTATGTTAAAAGGATTTTTTAACGTACCGCAGCCTGTTAACGAGCCGGTTTTGAACTACGGCCCGCGCAGTGTGGAACGTGCCGCTTTAAAAGCCGCTTTAGAAGAGGGCCGCGCTCAGCAACTGGATATCCCGATGTATATCGGCAGCGAAGAAGTACGCACCGGTAAAACATTTGAAATTCGCCCGCCGCATGATCATAAACATGTATTAGCAACTTACCACGAAGGTGATGCCAGCCATGTACATGCCGCTATTGAAGCTGCATTAAATGCCAAGGCCAACTGGGAAAACATGCCGTGGGAACAACGCGCCGCTATTTTCCTGAAAGCTGCAGACTTGATCGCAGGCCCTTATCGTGCTAAGATCAACGCAGCTACCATGCTTGGCCAGTCTAAGAACGCTTATCAGGCAGAGATTGATGCAGCATGTGAGTTGATCGACTTCCTGCGCTTCAACGTGCATTACATGACCGAGATATATGCCGAGCAACCGCAAAGCAGCAAAGGCATCTGGAACCGTGTGGAATACAGGCCGCTTGAAGGTTTCGTATTTGCTATTACCCCATTCAACTTTACGGCTATTGCAGGTAACCTTTGTGCTTCTGCAGCCATGATGGGTAACGTTGTGGTTTGGAAACCGGCACCAACACAGATCTACGCTGCTAACGTAGTGATGCAGATCTTCCTGGAAGCTGGTGTGCCTCCGGGAGTTATCAACCTGATTTATACTGATGGCCCTGTTGCGGGTGATATCATCTTTAAACACCCTGATTTTGCAGGCCTTCACTTTACAGGTTCAACCGGGGTTTTCCAAAGCCTTTGGAAAGAGATCGGCGCAAACATCAATAAATACCGCTCATACCCACGCATAGTTGGCGAAACCGGTGGTAAAGACTTTGTGCTTGCCCACCCAAGCGCTAACATCGACGTATTGAATGTTGCCTTATTACGTGGCGCTTTTGAATACCAGGGACAAAAATGTTCGGCTGCCTCTCGTGCATATATTCCAAAATCTTTATGGCCTGCGCTTAAAGAGAAACTGGTTGCCGAATTAAAAACATTTAAAATTGGCCCGGTTGAAGATTTCAGCAATTTTGTTAATGCCGTGATCGACGAACGTTCGTTCGATAAACTGGCTAAATATATTGACGCTGCCAATGCCGACCCTAACGTTAACGTTATTTCAGGCGGCACTTATGATAAAACCATAGGCTGGTTTATTACCCCTACCGTTATTGAGGTGCAGGATCCGTTTTATGTAACCATGTGCGAAGAGCTTTTCGGCCCGGTATTAAGCGTTTACGTTTACAACGACGATGAGTTTGAAAGCATTATGGAAACTATTGATAAAACCGGCAATTATGCGCTGACAGGTTCTATCATTTCTCAAGACCGTTATGCCATAGCTACCGCAACAGAACGCTTGCGTAACAGCGCGGGTAACTTCTATGTGAATGACAAACCTACCGGAGCTGTAGTTGGCCAGCAGCCATTTGGCGGTGCACGTGGTTCAGGTACTAATGACAAGGCGGGTTCAATGCTTAACCTGCTGCGTTGGGTATCGCCGCGTACCATCAAAGAAACCTTTGATCCACCAAAAGATTACCGCTATCCTTTTTTAAATAAAGAAGTATAGTTTAGAAATCAGATATAACAAAAAGCCACTTTGCAATTGCAGAGTGGCTTTTTGAGTTTAATGAGCCCCACAGTTAAATGCGGCTTGAGGATTGCTTCTTCATCCGATAAATCGGATTCATCGCAATGACGATACCTAAAATATCTTTTGTAGCCTCACCCCAAACCGCTCTCCGGTCAAAGGACTCCTGTGGAGCAGAGAGAGGCTCTATTGCATATGCAAGCACATAAGATTATTCTGTTCGTACTGACGTAACGCAACCGAAACAATGTCGCCTCAGCGCAGCCGGAAATTACGGGTAGTGCTAAAGCAAAAACATTTGAAGGCTGCGGTGCCAGCGACGAGTTTTTTTCTTGGTACTTCTTTTTTAGCGGCTAAAAAAGAAGTACATCCACAAACGCTTCATTTACTTACTTTGCTTGCCTAATGAAAATTGGCTCATAACACAAAAGCCGCAAATCACTTCGCGGCTTCTTATGATATATGATTTTTTATTAATCAAATCTGAACACGCCTTCAAGGCTGTCTTTATTGCTGTGGCTTACTTGCAGGTCTTTAATATAACCTGTGCCTAATTCATACACCCAGCCATGTACATAAATCTCCTGGTCGTTTTTCCAGGCGTTTTGTACAATTGATGTTTTACAAACGTTTTCAACGCTTTCAATCACATTGTATTCAACAAAACGGTTGGTACGTTCGGTTTCGTCTTCAATAGCATCCAGTTCGGCCGAGTGCAAGCGGTAAACGTCTTTAATATGGCGCAGCCAGTTGTCAATTAAACCAAACTGTTTATGGCTCATGGCAGCAATTACACCACCGCAGCCATAATGACCGGTAACAATTACGTGTTTTACTTTAAGCACGTTAACGGCATAGTCGAGTACGCTTAACATGTTCATATCAGAGTGTACTACAACGTTGGCGATATTACGGTGCACAAATATTTCACCCGGGTTAGTACCTGTAATCTGGTTAGCAGGCACACGGCTATCAGCACAACCAATCCACAGCACCGGAGGCGCCTGACCAGAAGCCAGTTTACTAAAATAGTCCGGGTCTTCCTGTAATGTTTCAGCAACAAAACGTTTGTTGCCTTCTAACAAAGCTTCGTAACTTAATCTTGAAGCATCGTCATAATACTTTTCTACTTTAGCACACATAGTTATTGTTTAAAATTGTTTGTTTTGCCGGGTCTGCCAAACAAGCGAGCAAGCTTATGGAGCGCCAGCGGTGATAAATCGTAATATAATATGGTGAGCAATATTAATGGCACAAAATAAAATATAGCAAAGCCATATATGTCAAAAAATATGCCTCCAACAATACCGCCTGTAATATAACAACCAAGTATTGTTGTGCGGATTAATATCTTCTCCTTCGTTATTTTCGCTTTTAAACTTTTGGGATGCAGCCATTCGGCTACTTCTCCGCCCAAGTCGGTAAACAAACCTGTAAGGTGAGATGTTTTAACTAACCCACCAGAAACTGTAGATACCATATTGTTCTGCAAACCGTTGGCAAACAGCAAGGCACCGATGATGTATTCGCGCTCGGTATCAGAGCCCGCAAAAAAATGATTACCGTATATGGCTACAAATAATAAGATGAAAATCTCTAATATCACCGGTGTACTATGAGCCGTGTAATAGCTTTTATGCTCAAAAGAGCGGATAATAAAATTTGAGGTAAAGGCGCCAAAAAAGAACATGAGCAACCATATCATAAACACCATGATCTCATGAAAGTGTTGCCTCACGATATGATTTGCTAATGAAGCAACGTGACCCGTAACATTTGAGGTAAAAACAAGTAAGCCTAACATTCCGGCCACATTAATGTAACCCGAAACAAAGGCCGTTGACGATGCAAGCATCTGATTTTCGCGGAAGGTGCGATTTGTTGTTGAATTTCTTAGCATAAAAGCAGCTATTCATTAACGCTGCAAAATATAAAATTTATATAAATAACAACCCCGCGACTCGCTCCCGGGGTTGTCTACTACTAACTAACTTAAGATGAAAACTCACCCTCAATGGGCAACAGTTAACGCTGTCCATTAAGCTCTTATATACAACCTGATTATTCAGGTTTATTCAAAAATTAAATCATTTATTTTTACCCTGCATTAATGCAGGGATGTTTTGAAGATGATATGGAAAAGCAATTACCGGCTATTAGCAATAGCTAAATGCCATAGTTTGCAGATCATACATCATCAAATGGGATTGCCCGGGATTATACGTTCGGAGGAGGGGTTGGCACAACAGGATGGTAAACCTGTGTATATAAAGACCGTTCCTGGTTATGCAGGATGTTTGTTTCTTCAATTATAGCAACATGCTCATAGGTGTAACTAAAAAAATGCTCATCGCAGAATTTCTTTTCTTTGGCGGCATCTTTCTCCGGCGATTCTTTTTCGCCTTTAGTTTCCTGCTCTAATTGTGTAATAACAGCGTTAACTGTTTTACTGTTAAGGCTCATAAAAACAGGTGCAACTGAAATGAACATCTTTAAATTAAAGATGGCCATAAACAGGATGCAAAGCACTATTTTAAATTCCCTTAACTTCATGCGTATTTAGCAAATATATAAAAAACATCATAAGCACCTAATTGATTGCATTTTTCATTGTCATTTTTCTTTCTCTTGATTATATCAGTTAACAATCAGTACTTTTAGCCTTTACCGATTATATACCGTGGATAAAAAGATAGAAATTCTTGATCAGAAACGCGCACAGGCGTTGGCTGGTGGCGGACAAGCACGTATTGATGCCCAACATAAAAAAGGAAAGTTAACCGCCCGCGAGCGTTTACATTTTTTGCTGGATAAAGGCTCATTCCAGGAGATCGGGATGCTGGTAACACACCGCTCAACTGATTTCGGTATGGAAAAAGAAAACTATCCGGGCGATGGTGTAGTGACTGGTTACGGCACGATCAGCGGTCGTATAGTTTATGTATTTTCGCAGGATTTTACTGTTTTCGGTGGATCGTTGTCTGAAACCCATGCCGAAAAGATCTGTAAAATAATGGATCTGGCTATGCAGAATGGCGCACCGGTTATCGGGCTTAACGATTCGGGCGGCGCACGTATACAGGAAGGCGTGGTCTCTTTGGGCGGCTATGCCGATATCTTTTACCGCAATACTAAAGCTTCGGGTGTGATACCTCAAATATCTGCCATTATGGGTCCGTGTGCCGGCGGTGCAGTTTACTCGCCTGCCATTACCGACTTTATACTGATGGTGGAAAACACCTCGTACATGTTTGTTACGGGACCCAACGTTGTTAAAACGGTAACGCATGAGGTAGTCACTTCAGAAGAACTTGGCGGTGCTAACACACACGCTACAAAGTCAGGTGTTACCCATTTTGCCTGCGCTAATGAGATCGACGCTATTCAGCATATTAAAAAACTGCTGAGTTATATGCCGCAAAATTGCGAAGAAAACGCACCGGCATTAGTTTATGAAGGGGGCAACGAACAACGCCCGACACTGAATAAAATGATGCCTGAGAATGCCTCACAACCTTACGACATCCGTGAGGTGATTGAGGAAGTAATTGACGGCGGCAGCTTTTTAGAGATCCATAAAGATTTTGCACCTAACATTGTGGTAGGCTTTGCACGCATAGCTGGCCGCAGCATTGGCATTGTGGCTAATCAGCCCGCCTACCTGGCAGGTGTGCTTGATATCCATTCCTCTACCAAAGGAGCGCGCTTTGTACGCTTTTGCGATAGCTTTAATATTCCGCTGTTGGTATTTGAAGATGTACCGGGCTTTTTGCCGGGCACCGACCAGGAATGGAATGCCATTATTACCAATGGCGCTAAATTATTATACGCTTTCTGCGAGGCTACTGTTCCGCGTATTACGGTAATTACCCGTAAAGCCTACGGCGGCGCTTATGATGTAATGAACTCGAAACATATCGGTGCCGACATGAACTTTGCATGGCCATCGGCAGAGATTGCGGTTATGGGTGCCAAAGGGGCAGCAGAAATTATCTTTAAACGTGAAATTAATGCCGCAGAAGACCCGGAAGCAAAATGGCGTGAGATGGAACAAATCTATTCTGACAAATTTGCCAACCCTTACCGTGCAGCCAAACGCGGCTTTGTTGACGAGGTGATCGAACCATCAGAAACACGTATCAAGCTGATCCACGCTTTCAAGATGCTTGAAAATAAAGTAGTAAACATGCCAAAGAAAAAGCATGGCAATATTCCGTTGTGACGCTTGTTTTATGATTAGTTCCCTCCCTTGGGAGGGTAAGGGAGGGGTTAATGCCAGACAAGATCATTCCATACAATCCTAAATTAAAAGAACTTGCCAGGAAACTTCGCAAGAACATGACTTTGGGAGAAGCTCTGCTATGGAATGAACTTAAACAAGATAAATTATTGGGTTTTGATTTCGACCGGCAACGCTGCATTGACAATTATATAGTAGATTTTTATTGCAAAAAATTGCATTTGGCAATTGAAATTGATGGGCATTATCATGAACTTGAAGAAACTTTTAATAATGATCTAATCAGAACTGAAAGGCTATAGCAGTTGGGAGTTACTATTTTAAGACTTTCAGAGACTGAAGTAAAATCAGACATGATCAATGTATTAAGGACGATTGAAATTACAATCATAAAAATTATTGAAAACAACCCCTCCCTAACCCTCCCAGGGGAGGGAACTATCTAATCATATGGATTCCCTTCACATCGAACAAATAACCCCCGAGCTTACGTGGCGCTTGCGACGTAACGAGCTTTATCCAAACGAAACGCTGCCAGCTATGGAAATGGAGGAAGACCAGCATGGCATCCACTTCGGTGGTTTTATGGATAATAAACTGGTTGCTGTTGTATCCTTATTTCAAAACGGAACAGATTTTCAGTTCCGAAAGTTTGCCGTAGCCGCCGACATGCAAGGCAAAGGCATCGGCCGCGACTTATTGCAATATATCATTGATTTTGCAAAAGCAGAAGGTGGTACACGCATCTGGTGCAATGCCCGCGATTCAGCAGTAGGGTTTTATCAAAAATCCGGCTTTAATTCTACCGGTGAGTTATTCGAGCGCAAGGGCGTAAATTATGAGATCATGGAAAAGATGTTATCCAAGATATAAACTCAAAGCCCCTCTCTTCAGGAGAGGGGTTCGGGGTGAGGCTACTTCCTCCTCACACATCCTTTAAAATAACCCTAACACTGCATCAACTATTTGATAACTTTAGGGTTTATATGGCATTATCAACTGCTTTGCTATATTTGTCTATCTGCAATAGCAGCAATGTTATACGCGTTATACTACTATGTCTGAAAAAACACCTGATAAAAAACAGCACGTACCTGTTGTAAACGAAACTTCCTTAGCATTTTTAGAAAGATATATTAATAATCCTTCGCCAACCGGTTTTGAATGGAAAGGCCAGCAAATGTGGCTGGACTATATCAAACCATATATTGACGAATATTATGTCGACAATTATGGCACAACCGTTGGTATCATTAATCCGCAGGCCGAATACAAGGTGGTAATTGAAGCACATGCCGATGAAATCTCATGGTATGTGAATTACATTACCAGCGATGGCTTGATCTATGTGATCCGCAATGGTGGCTCCGACCATCAGATCGCACCTTCTAAACGTGTAAATATTCACACCGACAAAGGCATTGTAAAGGCAGTTTTCGGCTGGCCTGCAATACACACCCGTTTAGGCGGCGAAAAAGAAGAAGCCCCTACCCTTAAAAATATCTTCCTGGATTGCGGTTGTACTTCTAAAGAAGAGGTTGAAAAACTGGGCATCCACGTGGGTAGCGTTATTACTTACGAGGATGAATTTATGGTACTTAACGACCGCTATTATGTAGGCCGTGCGCTGGATAACCGTGTAGGTGGTTTCATGATTGCCGAAGTTGCCCGTTTACTTAAAGAAAACAACAAGCAATTGCCTTTCGGCCTGTATATCGTAAATGCCGTACAGGAAGAAATTGGTTTGCGCGGTGCCGAAATGATTGCACATCACATTAAACCTAATGTGGCCATTATCACTGACGTAACGCACGACACCCAAACCCCTATGATTAACAAAATTGTTCAGGGCGATTTAGCATGCGGACGCGGGCCGGTAGTTTCTTACGCACCTGCGGTACAAAACAACCTGAATAAATTACTGATTGACACTGCACAAAAAGCAGATATTCCGTTCCAGCGCCAGGCATCGTCACGTTCAACTGGTACAGATACGGATGCATTTGCCTACTCAAATGATGGTGTGCCATCTGCTTTGATATCTTTGCCTTTGCGATACATGCATACTACTGTTGAGATGATACATAAAGAAGATGTAGACAATGTGATCCGTTTGATTTATGAATCGCTGCTGAGTATCGAGGCAGGACAGAATTTTAAGTATTTCAATTAACAACCGAACATCACTCAAAAAAAATTCGTTAAAAAATAAAAGCCCAGCTTTATAACAATGAAACCAACATTATTAATATTAGCCGCCGGAATGGCAAGCCGTTATGGCAGCATGAAACAAGTAGATGGTTTTGGCCCAAACGGCGAAACCATTATCGATTACTCTATTTACGATGCCATTAAAGCAGGCTTCGGCAAAATCAGCTTTATCATTCGCGAAGAATTTCAGGATAACTTTAAAGCTATTTTTGAACCTAAGCTGCAGGGTCGTATAGAAACCGATTACGTATTTCAAAGCTATGACCTTAAACCTTTCGGTATCGACGAAGAAGTAGAGCGTGCTAAGCCATGGGGTACTGCACATGCTGTATTAGCTGCCCGCAACCAGATCCATGAGCCTTTCTGCGTAATCAATGCAGACGATTATTATGGTTATGACGCCTTTGAAAAAATGGCTAAGTTTTTAACTACCGAAGTTGCTGACGATAAATATTCGCTTATCGGTTACCAGATCGGTAAAACACTTTCAGATTACGGCTCGGTATCCCGCGGCGTTTGTAAAGTGAACGAAGAAGGCAACATGGTTGAGATCAACGAGCGTACACAGGTTTACTTTAAAGGCGACGGCATTGTTTACGAAGAAGGTGGTGTAGAAACTCCGCTAACTGAAGATACCCGCGTTTCTATGAACTTCTGGGGCTTTACTCCTGCCGTATTTGAGCAAAGCCTGCCCATGTTCCAACGCTTTGTTGAGGCTAACAAAAACAATCCTAAAGCAGAGTTCTTTATTCCGCTTGTGGCCGACGAATTAATTAAATCTGGCAAAGCATCTTTCAAAGTGATCCCAACTTCATCAAAATGGTTTGGCGTTACTTACAAAGAGGATAAACCGATTGTACAAAAAAGCATTGCTGATCTTGTAGCAAACGGTACTTATCCAGAAAAACTTTGGGACTAAAAAATTAGCCTGTCATGCTGAACCCAGTTCAGCATCCCACATGCAAATCTTAACTTATGAGATCCCGAAACAAGTTCGGGATGACGTAAGCCTACTCATACAATCCCTGCCCTTAAAGGCGGGGATTTTTATTTATAAAAACGTTATCCAATTTCAGCCGTTCTTTTATTGCTAACATAAAAGATATGCAGTTTGAGATATTAGGAAATACCGAAAGCGTAAGCAAGCAAAATAACCAGCTGATTATAAAAACCGCCGAAGCTATAGCGCGGGTATGGGTCTATAGCCCTACGGTGGTCAGGGTTAATATTTCTAAAAACTTTAATACCGCAGACGAATCGTTCGCTGTAATTCAAAAGCCGGAGAATGAGTTTAGCATTGAAGAATCAGGTTCGGAAATAAAGGTGCGAACCGATGCTTTGGAGCTACGCATCCAAAAATCGTCATTAAGGTTTAGTTTCTATACGGCCGATGGAAAAGAGCTAAGCCGGGACGATGAACGCTTCGGTGTTAACTGGCAGGG encodes the following:
- a CDS encoding carbonic anhydrase, translating into MCAKVEKYYDDASRLSYEALLEGNKRFVAETLQEDPDYFSKLASGQAPPVLWIGCADSRVPANQITGTNPGEIFVHRNIANVVVHSDMNMLSVLDYAVNVLKVKHVIVTGHYGCGGVIAAMSHKQFGLIDNWLRHIKDVYRLHSAELDAIEDETERTNRFVEYNVIESVENVCKTSIVQNAWKNDQEIYVHGWVYELGTGYIKDLQVSHSNKDSLEGVFRFD
- a CDS encoding GNAT family N-acetyltransferase; this encodes MDSLHIEQITPELTWRLRRNELYPNETLPAMEMEEDQHGIHFGGFMDNKLVAVVSLFQNGTDFQFRKFAVAADMQGKGIGRDLLQYIIDFAKAEGGTRIWCNARDSAVGFYQKSGFNSTGELFERKGVNYEIMEKMLSKI
- a CDS encoding YoaK family protein gives rise to the protein MLRNSTTNRTFRENQMLASSTAFVSGYINVAGMLGLLVFTSNVTGHVASLANHIVRQHFHEIMVFMIWLLMFFFGAFTSNFIIRSFEHKSYYTAHSTPVILEIFILLFVAIYGNHFFAGSDTEREYIIGALLFANGLQNNMVSTVSGGLVKTSHLTGLFTDLGGEVAEWLHPKSLKAKITKEKILIRTTILGCYITGGIVGGIFFDIYGFAIFYFVPLILLTILYYDLSPLALHKLARLFGRPGKTNNFKQ
- a CDS encoding M42 family metallopeptidase, producing the protein MSEKTPDKKQHVPVVNETSLAFLERYINNPSPTGFEWKGQQMWLDYIKPYIDEYYVDNYGTTVGIINPQAEYKVVIEAHADEISWYVNYITSDGLIYVIRNGGSDHQIAPSKRVNIHTDKGIVKAVFGWPAIHTRLGGEKEEAPTLKNIFLDCGCTSKEEVEKLGIHVGSVITYEDEFMVLNDRYYVGRALDNRVGGFMIAEVARLLKENNKQLPFGLYIVNAVQEEIGLRGAEMIAHHIKPNVAIITDVTHDTQTPMINKIVQGDLACGRGPVVSYAPAVQNNLNKLLIDTAQKADIPFQRQASSRSTGTDTDAFAYSNDGVPSALISLPLRYMHTTVEMIHKEDVDNVIRLIYESLLSIEAGQNFKYFN
- a CDS encoding endonuclease domain-containing protein; translated protein: MPDKIIPYNPKLKELARKLRKNMTLGEALLWNELKQDKLLGFDFDRQRCIDNYIVDFYCKKLHLAIEIDGHYHELEETFNNDLIRTERL
- a CDS encoding nucleotidyltransferase family protein translates to MKPTLLILAAGMASRYGSMKQVDGFGPNGETIIDYSIYDAIKAGFGKISFIIREEFQDNFKAIFEPKLQGRIETDYVFQSYDLKPFGIDEEVERAKPWGTAHAVLAARNQIHEPFCVINADDYYGYDAFEKMAKFLTTEVADDKYSLIGYQIGKTLSDYGSVSRGVCKVNEEGNMVEINERTQVYFKGDGIVYEEGGVETPLTEDTRVSMNFWGFTPAVFEQSLPMFQRFVEANKNNPKAEFFIPLVADELIKSGKASFKVIPTSSKWFGVTYKEDKPIVQKSIADLVANGTYPEKLWD
- the pruA gene encoding L-glutamate gamma-semialdehyde dehydrogenase encodes the protein MLKGFFNVPQPVNEPVLNYGPRSVERAALKAALEEGRAQQLDIPMYIGSEEVRTGKTFEIRPPHDHKHVLATYHEGDASHVHAAIEAALNAKANWENMPWEQRAAIFLKAADLIAGPYRAKINAATMLGQSKNAYQAEIDAACELIDFLRFNVHYMTEIYAEQPQSSKGIWNRVEYRPLEGFVFAITPFNFTAIAGNLCASAAMMGNVVVWKPAPTQIYAANVVMQIFLEAGVPPGVINLIYTDGPVAGDIIFKHPDFAGLHFTGSTGVFQSLWKEIGANINKYRSYPRIVGETGGKDFVLAHPSANIDVLNVALLRGAFEYQGQKCSAASRAYIPKSLWPALKEKLVAELKTFKIGPVEDFSNFVNAVIDERSFDKLAKYIDAANADPNVNVISGGTYDKTIGWFITPTVIEVQDPFYVTMCEELFGPVLSVYVYNDDEFESIMETIDKTGNYALTGSIISQDRYAIATATERLRNSAGNFYVNDKPTGAVVGQQPFGGARGSGTNDKAGSMLNLLRWVSPRTIKETFDPPKDYRYPFLNKEV
- a CDS encoding acyl-CoA carboxylase subunit beta, which produces MDKKIEILDQKRAQALAGGGQARIDAQHKKGKLTARERLHFLLDKGSFQEIGMLVTHRSTDFGMEKENYPGDGVVTGYGTISGRIVYVFSQDFTVFGGSLSETHAEKICKIMDLAMQNGAPVIGLNDSGGARIQEGVVSLGGYADIFYRNTKASGVIPQISAIMGPCAGGAVYSPAITDFILMVENTSYMFVTGPNVVKTVTHEVVTSEELGGANTHATKSGVTHFACANEIDAIQHIKKLLSYMPQNCEENAPALVYEGGNEQRPTLNKMMPENASQPYDIREVIEEVIDGGSFLEIHKDFAPNIVVGFARIAGRSIGIVANQPAYLAGVLDIHSSTKGARFVRFCDSFNIPLLVFEDVPGFLPGTDQEWNAIITNGAKLLYAFCEATVPRITVITRKAYGGAYDVMNSKHIGADMNFAWPSAEIAVMGAKGAAEIIFKREINAAEDPEAKWREMEQIYSDKFANPYRAAKRGFVDEVIEPSETRIKLIHAFKMLENKVVNMPKKKHGNIPL